DNA from Artemia franciscana chromosome 8, ASM3288406v1, whole genome shotgun sequence:
CCGCTTGCCGTTACTAAGCTCCAGATTGCTCGAAAAAGTAAATCAGTATTGCTGCTCTGCAGCACACCTACCCAGGGGACAGAAAGACACAGTCACCTTTTTTGATTTGGCAGGTTTAATTAGCGCATTGTTGATAGTACGGTCAGTAGCTAACATACATCGAACTTTATGCGTAAAGAGCAGAGGGTTCAGGGGGTGGCGTTCCCTTCATGCATAGGGATCAAATATAACGAACGATGGTgataagaaattgaatttttgtttcacGTTTTTCCTGTGACAGAGCATTTATTCTTGAACAATTGAGATACAAAACTCAAGCGTATTGAACCAAAGTTTGTGGGGgtggtgccccccccccccctgttgaGGTTCCTCCTGAAGTATTTTTTCtgccaatttttaaattttacgttGAAGctcatttttgtagaaacaTGTTTTGAAACCAGGTAGGTACGAggaaccatattgtagaaagGAGAAGTCCATCGCAACCCTTGAAAAATAGGcaagttaaaatgaaaattatgtagAGAATCAGAAGAATTCAAAAGTTTAGTGAAGGCCTAGTCGCAAAGTTCCTTGCCAACGTGCTTTTATATAaccatatgaaaataagagacTTAACACCCtcacatagattttttttttactttaagaccatatatgcaaaaatattcaaagaacAACATCTCAACATTAAATGACATGACAGTGACTTGAActctatttttcttaatttgctTTTATTATGAACTGCTAAACACTGACTATCTTGATCCAGTCTTCCTTTTTTGCCtactttttgtgtgttttaatCTGGCTGCCAAGACTTggctattttgtgttttctcctgtttctctaatttctctttcccttttgatttatttttttaaactaactgACAAATCGTCACTATGTTTCTGTCTCAGACTCATTTGAGAGAGGATTCCATTAAGTATGCAAGCGTAAAAATAGATAAAGGGAGAAATTTGAACTGTGACTAAATAAGTGGACAAAATACAAGTTTGTGTAAATACTTTTATCAGATGGAAAAATAAGATTCTTCCTTTTCTGATGGGTAAATAAAAAACACCAACAGAAAGTAAATAAACGCCAAACCttaattggtaaaattaaaagtaagtgGTGGTTAAATCTGAAATGACAAcataaaacattattagtttaattatattaaaagatTATTAGTCTAATAATATTGTTAGACTTAATTCGGCTAATAATATCACTTAACACTATTCAGCTCGCCTCACTACGATTAGACACACTGCGCGACATAGTCAAACTTAATTTGACTAAGAACTTAAGTCGCATTGGCAGAGGCACCACTTCCCAATAATatagggagaggaaaaatatttttttcttttttttcgatgaagatacaaaaaggtattttttgccaagacattgccaagacagatagtccaactgagtgagaagaaaaaccagGCATTAATTCCCCCTCATTGCCGTCGTTATTATCTCCCACTTACGCTAAACCTCTCATGTCACTCcccaatgctgaactagagtcaatctGTTGGAGGGTCTCCCGGGCTCGGCACGCTGAGTTCTtccattaaaattgaaaatttgatagTTGGGAAATATATTGGATAGCGCGTCAGGGGAGTGgcaaatatattgaaatttggACTTATACTGAAAAATGGATTAAAATGCGTATCGCAGGGTTTCGACTCGAGCAACGGCCTAACTAGCCACGGATTGAAGGCATCCATGCTTTAAGCGGTGAACATGGACATGAGAAAGGACTCTACTGTTGGTATATGTTTAGCGCTACCGCTAGACAAATAGTCTAATCCTTCAACGGCTTTCAGCATCCTTATTTAAGCGGCGGGCATAAGCAAGATGGGATGACTATCTTACTGTCtggtatttattaattaattaatcaaaaatatgcaaaactTTGGTTTGTGTGTAGCGCAAGGGTTACCACTGAGGCAACAGTCTAACCATCCACGGCTTGAAGcatccgtgctttaagcggcgAAAATGGACTTGATGGAATCCCATATGAAAAAGGaatatattgttggtatgtgcGTAGAGCAGGGTTACCGCTAGAGCAACGGCCTAACTAGCCACGGCTTGAAGcatccgtgctttaagcggtgaacATGGGCATTAAAAAGGACTCTAttgttggtatatatatatatatatatatatatatatatatatatatatatatatatatatatatatatatatatatatatatatatatatatatatatatatatatatatatatatatatatatatatatatatatatatatatatatatatatatatatatatatatatatatatatatatatatatatcttcgaagaccacactgcctttccatgacaaaagtaaaacagttcaaaatagggatgatacctttttattgacagtgaatagagtataaaattatttaactggatattttgaacacatatacagtgttcctcatcagcagtaaaactaaaaaaaaaatgaaaaatacatatatatatatatatatatatatatatatatatatatatatatatatatatatatatatatatatatatattactcccaactaaaaaaaaaagaaaaatacatatatatatatatatatatatatatatatatatatatatatatatatatatatatatatatatatatatatatatactcccaAATTAATCCTAAATAATTCATGAGTAGACTATTAGCTAAAAATGACATGTGTACATTTTTTAGATTATCTGACAGCAGTCAGACAATATGGTGAATATAGAGTAGGGAATTATTTTCcccatttacatttttttagttgattaaaatacaatatagaaatttataagtaaattaattaagaaaGTTAACATCTCACTTTGATACTTACCTCTTCCTTGacatgatagaaaaaaaaacatacctcaGGGCTGCTGACAATCCATCACACTTACCTTAACTAATGGTACCAAAACAGTAATATACAagtgatctttttttcttttctttgttaagAAACCCTGAATCATATGAAGAACTAATGTTTACCTTCTGAATTTAAAACTTCTGGATTTTGCATTAAAATCAAAGAATAACAGAAGTGCCTGGAATAGCATTCTTTTACTATTCAAATAAACATTATCAATGTGATATAAGCGCCCAAGCTTCCCCTCTACTAGTTAGAAAGGCATCTATGTTTTTTCCACAGCAAttacaattttgattttagatCAGAAGCTATTAGTAATATAATGAAGCAAGTAATTATATTGTCACAAAAGTTTCTCAAAAATAGTACCCAAATTTTCTtcctagaataaaaaaaaaatcaaaacatagaaatataaattttctatttataaaaaaaggacaatcGAGAAGATTTTTGTCtgatttataaagaaaaaataagcacatgttggaattatttaaaacacaacaaatcCAAACTTTCATTGACTACGGGATTCAGGATACGCCTTGAACTGTATTTAAataatccctaaaaaaaaacgaaaatgaaagaatttgcagTAGCATGTTGGcttttcgaatattttttttaaagcatctGTTATAATGCGACAGTTTCAATTTATCATCAAAAGCTATTAGCACTATAATAAAGCAAGTACTTATATTGTCAAAAGAAGCTTCGGAATCCATAGTACTAGTTctcttccaaatatttttttaaagtaattgtTATATGTTAAAAGaaggaatataaatttttattttaaggaaaaaaaatgatcaaaaagattgtttcttgtttttaaggAAAAACAATTCACATATAGAATTTGTCACACACAAAAGTAAACCAAAATTAGCTACTACTGGAATCAGTTTAAGCCTAGATATGTATTAAATAATTCTTTCAACGAAAATAACAGCGTGTACAGCGGCATTTTCAATTCTGGACATTAGATTTTCACAGCATCAGTTATCTTATGAGTAGATGTTAATACGACATTAAAATAGTGTTATAAAggcattttgaaaattttgttcaagTTTAACTCAAAATCGACCCTAAAGAATTTACTGTTTATTTGGAATATTtactaaaaaaccaaaacaaatgaTGGTGCCTATGAGAATAAAACTAATTCAGTAGAtcctatttttttcaattggattcATCctccaatagaaaaaaaattaacatcaaATGTCAAACTTCCATTGATACGAGATGGactttttaaaagcaaaatatatctAGAAACTCTTAGCTAATGAAACATAAcctatattatatttatatattattatattatatttatgtacagatattatttgaataaaatatctaatattgCCTAGAGActttaacaattaattaaaaaacaaagattatGTTCCATTACCGATTTCaccttatttttcattatatatctCACTCgaattacttttctttgaatgtcaGAAAATAATTCCTTTAGTTGGAATTTACAACATTAATTTTTAGCAATTATTCCTTTTGGAGCTGGAGACTTACTTTGGAGAGTTAGTTTAATTCTTAGCAACAATTCCACGCTTAATCCTAAAACTTACAATTACTTTTGTTAACTTAGCCTATGTATACTAACTTCACCAAACAATAGAACAACAACTATATTCCACGAAAcgtatttattaaaaacaaactacGTGTTCCATGAAAGAGAGACCAATTGACTTACCACAACACAATCATACTTCGCCATTCCCTCAGGGCCAGGAGCATCAATTATTTGAAGAGTTGTCCCTCCTCTTTCCACAAAATGTTTAACACTTTCCAAACAAATACTTTCACCATGAAAAATTAGCAATTTACAGTTTTTGAGCCatgaaaatgataataaatcATCTCGTTTCAACCCATACACAGTATAATGATTATGGCTTACAACAGCCTCAATAACGTCTTTTAATTTGCTGCTATGTGAAAATACAAGGATGTTAGTTGACATTTTTCTTTGACAATTTGCTGAAATTTTCGTTGACAATTTGCTGCTATGTGAAAACACAAAGATGttagtttttctaaaaataattcttattgGGTAAGTCAAAACCATAATATCTTCTTCATTTGGGTCCATACAAAGCCTGTGCTTGTGCACTAATTTGTgctttaattttgatattcattACTTCAACTATAGCATTATGCACTTTGCTCTTGTCTTCACctagaatttgaatttttctcaTATTATCAGTAATAAAATCAACTTTCTTCTTCAAATATTCAACAGCCTTTTCTGGATTTGTTTCAACATAATACCCAGTACCAATATCAATTAATAGTTTATCAGTATTTGTCAATTTACCAGGGACATACATGGAACCTGTAAGGGGTACAAGAATCTCCTTATTCTCACAACTTTTGTTAATTTGAGCACATATTTCATTTGATGactgaaattttgtttgaaCCATCTTCAAATTTTGAAGAGAGTCATGGTATACACTAAGATCACCTTCAAATTGTTGTTTCAACTGTGACAGTTGAGCAAGACTTAGTCTCGTCAAATCAATTTCTTGTCCACCTTCCTCACTACTCATCTTAGTATCTGATAATGTGGCAAAATATGGctgaaatttaaacaaattagcAGATATAGCTTCAGGTAAAATATAGTAAATCGCACATACATAAGGGCTGAAACTGTTGAAAAGGATTAGGAATAAACACCTTTAAATCATGCCATATGAATTAAGCTTGAACTACCAAATAGCAGAAATTATATCTTTACATAGATATAATTGCAGAACTGCATAACAGAACAAGAAATTTTtgaacaactaaaaaaaaagtctagaaAGGGATAGGATCCTGATGCAATTGCCCAATGAAATCTTAACATGGTTAGAAAAATGAACTGGAGGTTCCAAACCTCTATGTACCCAAGTACAACATTATACACatacattatatatttatagttttattttgccACGAGTAATTGTGCTgaacaaatggtaaaaaaagcaagattttttttggaagcTTCTGGCCTGGCATGTCTGAatgattatttttcttgaatGTTATTGTCTTTTAtcctattcattttttaagacattttggaaaaagggcAAAATGGTATAAGTCCAGTAGATCTTTCTGTGTGCAGAAGAGGTTGTTCTAAAACCCACAGAAGAGTTAATTTTTATGCCCAAGCTTTCCAAACTTCCATGAAAGATCCTTCAGACTGAGGTAGAGGAATGGCTTTCCCCTTGTGTCCCTTCATTTGGAGAAATATATTTGGACTAAGCATATAATAGTGACAGATTTGGTGTCACTGTGGAggcattttgtttcaaaatataggaGGGATGGATGTACCCCCTGAGAACAAAATGTGCCAAAAACTtaacaatatatttgaaaactgAGAACCAAAAATTCACTTAAGACCTTTACTCATTAACTATTTTTGGCCAGTAACATTTCCCACAGTATATTTGTTAGTATCCCCTCTTATCtaccaaataatttaaatttacgtTAAATATTACTATCTTTCAGTGCTTGCACATAAAAAAACATGGTTTTTTCATAGAATTGCCGCCTTCCCGCCCCCCACTCTTTTCAAGATCACAAGTGATTCACACCTACTATCCTTGGTCAATTATTCAAAACttcagctgaaaaataaaaaaagaaaaagtagtggaataaaaattaaaacaagcagaGATTAGCACGTACAAGATATCCTCCCTGAAACaggcagaaattacaatgaatgaaaaaatgaaaaatagaaaatcacaATGTACAGTTGAttcaaagttaaaacaaacCTAAAATACAAGAACTAAGTgcagccaccccccccccccctcatagaCCCCAAGTAGCCAGAGCCGCATTGGCACTAGACTGAGAACTAAATGGATTACTCTAAGTAGAAGTTTAGTTgggtaaattaattttatatatatatatatatatatatatatatatatatatatatatatatatatatatatatatatatatatatatatatatacatatttacaGGAATAGGGTTTCAATGAAgaagattgtaaaaaaaaatcaggtctTTTTGGatcagttaaaataaattatttgttgtAAATATTTCATGGTGGTATCTAAAAGCGAATAAATGCGGTGGTGCAACCTCCCCCCTCAACCCCAAGCCAAGAGGCACACCATGACTACACCTGGGAATTTGGGATGAACAGAGTTGGAGAGACTTGTGACATTTGAGGTCATTCAATCATTTAACCACAAAACCTTTGTCTGACTTAGATTTCAGCAAGAAGTAGCCTAGTGTGACaatctttcagttaaaatgtgCCATagctattttcttaatttagaaTCCCTGCCTCTGGGACTGCACAAATCTTGATTCCCTGGATGGCAAATTTATTAGATCTCATGACAGTTCTGATTAAAATAGCTGTCTTGAAATTAATTTGATCCTATATAGGGCTACATGGATACCCCTGGGCATTAAAAGTCCCATACTATGTTGCCCATCAATTTGTTTTGGCCCATTGACAGATACcagaatttttaatttgcaaCTGATTGAGCCCTTTTCAAGTTTCTGCAAATATTGACAATATAATAACaccataagaaaaaagaaattaaatacattgGAGTTAAATTGATCTTTACAAAATTAACACCAACAGTTCTTAGCTTTACAATGCTAGAAAGTTGGAAGAAGGCAAAGGGACATTTTAAGGAAAGAAGCTTTGACTACTTGTGGTATGGAAGGATTTAGTAgaaattaattaactaatttttgcttagttaattgattaattttctcttggaaaaaataaagcttaGGGACTTGGCACTAAGTAGAATACACATGTATAACTTAATTTAGTTTTCAACAACTGACttctataaaataaatacaatttataCATTTAATTCTCTCTTCTCTAGTATTGATGTATATGTTATGGTGAAagaccaaaatatgatgaatgtcaacattcactGACGTAAGTTCGGAAAAAGGATAGTTAACAAATACTTTGGACATTCACCAACCAGCCATGTGCTTGTTGACATTCACCATGCACTGATGATGAATGTTGAACATTGTCAAGACTTATATTTAAGAGATTCTACCCTAATTTcaaacccatttctgatatttataacctAACCTGTGACCATCAGACCTTGAATAAGACAGACAAAGCTGACTGGTCAACAATCACATAGTTCCTTGGCATATAtccaaaatatttgttaaatatccatattttgaactttcactggtgaatgtcaaAATTGGGCAGATTTCAGTTTTTCACAGTAAGATATACATAGCAAAGTACTTTgtgataaataataaaatcaagttGCACGTCTTCAAGACTTCATGTACTTTAATGCAAAGAAAAGAATGTGGAACTGTAGTATAGCACATTTTTAGCTATTTCAAGGATTTTAGGTacataaatgaaactttcaggaatgcaTCCATTTTCTGAAGTAGGGTCCATGAAGGTCTTTGAGGGTATGCATTATGGAACATAgctatgattttaaaaacagagcCTGTTGGAGTTTTTTATTGTGAAGATCTTTAGCCTACCCCTTCAATCAATTGTTATAATCAGttaatatttattgaatagtttctgtattttgtctttttttcgcTTGTTGAGGTGAGAACTGCCTGCATGTGttacaacaaattaaaaattacaatctaccttaaaatttttcctgaaaaaaaaatgtggtcaATTTTCattgttgattttgttggttcacattatttttgtttttatttctcatcaGCTTTTGGTTGATagtgcaaattaaaaaaaaagagaaaaaaagaagcaaaatctCAAATTTCAAATACTTCCTCTATGGCAATGATTCTATTAACTTCTTTAAAGAATTCCTGTAAGTAGACAACCCTTAATAGTCAAGACTTACTCCGATAGGGGGTCTTGAAAGGCATTTTCAGAGTCAAAGATGCAGCTTTGCTCTGGGCAGGGGTATAAATTAGTTTCAAACAAAGGGCAATAAGAGCTAAATTGCAGGTACAGTTTcagcatagtttttttttctttggatatCTTGTTGTTCCCCTTTTCTTTCATAAAATTCTTAATGACTGTTTTAAAAGTGGCAGATTTAAAATCGTCAATCTTTTAAATAATACGTTTGCCTCAGCATCCTCAAACCAATGTGACATATCCCCTTAGTGGGGCATCTGAAGGTACAGACAACAGCCAACATCTTAAAAGGCAAAGGGCAGAGAAACTAGTAACAGGTCAAGGTAAATAAATAACATCTAATATTTCTGGGGGTCCACAggtaaaacacaacaaattgtGGGTCCACAATGATATTATTggggtccatgaagaaaaccaactcagaacgctctttattttaaaaaaatcaatttctactgtaatttacattattttgaaaaatatatattaataattctttcattattttttttatactttcttttGACTTATATATTCACCCATCAGTCAGTGGCAAAAACAAGCGAAGGTGAAAATCTTTTAGCTTTTATCATGAAGTAGGCGGTGAGCtttgatgtttatttttaagcagATATCTCCTTCCCAATGCCCGGTACCTAACCATAGATCTGCAACGACTTATCTATTTACCCGTTGGCTACTTAATGACTTACAAACATGTAAACAAGCAATATTTATTGGTTTTCATCACTGTGTGCCAGTGTTAACAACAGTTCTG
Protein-coding regions in this window:
- the LOC136029884 gene encoding prefoldin subunit 5-like; its protein translation is MSSEEGGQEIDLTRLSLAQLSQLKQQFEGDLSVYHDSLQNLKMVQTKFQSSNEICAQINKSCENKEILVPLTGSMYVPGKLTNTDKLLIDIGTGYYVETNPEKAVEYLKKKVDFITDNMRKIQILGEDKSKVHNAIVEVMNIKIKAQISAQAQALYGPK